CCTCTTCATCTTCCATGTTCATGAGAACCGGGGCGGCGCTTTTCGCAGACATCGCTTCAAAGGTATTGACTACCTCCTTAAAAGCCCGTTTGTTGTCTTCACCAATCTGCCTTAATTCATTCATTTCTTCCTTCTGTTGCTGGATGGTTGCCTGAAGTTGCTCGTTGTCACTGTCTTTTTTATCCATCTCACTTTGAAGCTGGGCTATTTTGGCTTCTTGATCTTCTATCGATGCGTTTAATGAAATAATTCTCTCTTGTAATTGTTTCCTGTCCTCTCCATCATCTGAAGGGATGACCTTTGCCAAAAGAGGAATTTCCGACCCTAGTGATTGCGCTTTTTCAAAGATATTGATCCCCGCAAACGTCATGATGACCAGAGCGAAGGTGATAGCAAACAAGAGAGGAATGACGATGATAAAAATGAATCTTTGAAAACGATTATGCGAATCTTTCTTTTCCTCTTCGATTACCTTTGCCATGAAATCACCTAACTCCCCGTTTCAAATATTGAACAACCGACACTTCGTCTAACTGCTTATTTTCCATCGATTGGATGTTTTGAAGAAACCGCTCTAAATCTTTTTCCTTCATCTTTTCATACTTTTTTACTTCTACATTCATATCAATCAGTTTTTCTTCATAC
The DNA window shown above is from Rossellomorea vietnamensis and carries:
- a CDS encoding MotE family protein, which gives rise to MAKVIEEEKKDSHNRFQRFIFIIVIPLLFAITFALVIMTFAGINIFEKAQSLGSEIPLLAKVIPSDDGEDRKQLQERIISLNASIEDQEAKIAQLQSEMDKKDSDNEQLQATIQQQKEEMNELRQIGEDNKRAFKEVVNTFEAMSAKSAAPVLMNMEDEEAMKILSTIKPDTLADILEKMPPKDAARYTSLLSAEE